The stretch of DNA TACTTTTTTTGCATAACGCATGACGAAAATGATTGTGAAAATAAGCGTGACTGCAAGGATGATGAGGCGAAGTCCCATCCCATCTCCAATTGATATTCCGGCAAATCCAGAAGCGATGCCCGTAGCAAACGGGTTAACGGTGGATCCTAAACAACCAACCCCTGCACCAAGGGCGATAATCGAGACAGCGGTTAAAGCGTCATAGCCGGCTGCTATTAGTACTGGAATGAGGATGGGGTAAAACGCGATGGTTTCCTCTGCCATTCCGTAGGTGGAACCACCAATTGCGAATAGAACCATAAGGATCGGAATCAGCCACTGCTCTCGCCCCTTTAGCTTTCGTATGACCCGAGTAATCCCGGCGTCAATCGCACCCGTCTTCATCACCACTCCTAAGAAACCGCCAATCACTAAAACGAACAATGCAATATCCTTCGCATCGAAAAAGCCGTTGATCGGTGCATTTAAAACCTCCCACACCCCTTGAGGTGTCTGTTCGTCACTTGGCAGCTGCTGGTAGGTTCCGGAGACAGGAATTTCTTTTTCCGTTGCTTTATCCACTTTTGTATCATAATGTCCACCTGGAATGATCCAGGTGAAGGCAGCAATTACAACAATAATCAAGAATAATAACGTATATGCGGTAGGCATCTTGAACTTTTTCATGAGTATTCCTCCATTAGTCAAATGGCATACCTATCGAGTTAATTCGTAGATGGCTTTTGCGTAAATCAACATCGCTGTAAACATTTTGTCTAATTCAATATGTTCATTCGGCTGATGCTCGGTTTTGGCTTGCTTTGGAAAAATCGCTCCATAGGCCACGAAGTTTTCCATGGCTCTAGCATAGGTGGCACCACCAGAAGAAATCGGTTCGGAAACGGTATCCCCGGTTACTTCCTGGTAAACGTTCATTAAGGTTTTGATTAGCAATGAATCCTTTGGTAAATAAATCGATTTTAGATAGTCAAATTCTTTGTAGGTTAATCCATATTCCTTTGCAGCTTGTGAGACCTGGTTCACGATTTCTTGTTTAGCGGCGGTCACTGGAATCCGAATATCAATGGATAACCGCTCAATTTCCTCCGTTAACTCTATTTTCCCGACATTGAACTTTAACTTACCTGATGGCTCATCTTCACAGTTACCAAAAATGCTGGTTGCAAACGGATCTTCTTTAATTAGGCCGTTAATAAACTCAATTGTTTTTGAGGTGACGCCAATCTTTTTCAACCCCAGCAATAGCCTGCTAATTGCATTGATTCCTTTTTCCGCAACTTGGGCATGAACGGCCTTTCCAAGGACCACGATACTACCTTCAGCCACTTCGTAATCAAACTCTAATTCCTCAAGAACAGATCGTAATTCCTCTAGCTTTTCTCCGGCATATCTTGCGGTGTCAGGCACCGCATTAAAGGCATTGCCCGCTTGTAATCGGAGGTTGGTTTCGTTATTTCCTTCTAAATGAAACTGCAGCAAGCCCTTCTCGGCGTAAACCAACGGAAAGGTAGAGTCGGGAGTAAAGCCCATGCTGGGAATTTCCTCGAGCTCACAATAACGGTTCATGCAGCGCCATAGTGTTTCTTCATCTGTCCCGAAGATAAACCGAATTCTTTTGTTAAAAGAAACATCGAGATTCATTAACGCTTTCGTGGCAAAAAGGGCAGCCAGTGTCGGTCCTTTATCATCCTGTGTTCCTCTGCCGTACATTTTGCCTTCTATGATGGTTGCATCGAAGGGAGGAGTATGCCAATCTTCCAGCTTGCCAGCGGGTACCACATCCAGATGGCCGAGAACGCCAATCATTTCTTCACTGTCACCAATTTCGGCGTACCCGTAATAACCTTTCGGATCAACATACGTCCGGAATCCAAGCTCTTCACAGATTTCTACTGTCTTTTTCAAAGCTAAATCAATATTTTTTCCAAAAGGAAAACCATCCTCCTGTTCACTGATTACACTAGGGATATCAACCAGCTGCTTTAATGCATGGTGAAACTTACCTTCTATCTTTTGCAGCTCAGAAATGAGTTGTTCGGAGATCTGATTCATGTTTTTCCTCCATTCGTTTGATAAAAAGGGAGGAGGAGGGTGCCTGACACCCAACTCCTAACCGCTTATTCTAAATGTCCAAGTGTCGCAGCCATTACCGCCTTGATGGTGTGCATTCTGTTTTCCGCTTGGTCGAATACTTTGGAATGCTCGCTGCGGAAGACTTCATCAGTCACTTCCATTTCTGGCATTCCATGTTTCTCGTAAATATCCTTGCCATAACTGGTTTCAAGATCGTGGAAGGCAGGGAGGCAGTGTAGGAAAATCACTTTGTCATTGCCTGTTTTCTTAATCATGTCCATTGTTACTTGATAAGGCGACAGTAGAGCAATCCGTTCAGTAAATTTATCTTCTTCCCCCATGGAAACCCAAACATCTGTATAGATGGCGTCAGCACCCGCCACTCCTTCTTCTACATTGCTCGTGACCGTTACTCGACCACCTGACTCTTCAGCGAATTTTTGAGCCAGTTCAATGACCTCAGGTTCTGGGAACAACGATTCAGGTGTGCAGATGCGCACATCCATTCCTACAAGTGCACCCCCAACGAGCAAACTGTTGGCCACATTATTTCTACCGTCACCAACATACACGAATTTAATTCCTTCTAAGCGGCCAAAGTTTTCTTTTACTGTTAAAAAGTCAGCAAGTGTTTGCGTTGGATGCCAGCGATCCGTTAACCCATTCCAGACAGGCACACCGGAATGCTCTGCTAACATCTCTACCTTTTTATGATCAAAGCCACGGAACTCAATGCCGTCAAACATCCTGCCCAACACTTTTGCAGTATCTTCAATTGATTCTTTTTTACCCAGCTGGATATCATCTTTTCCTAGATATTCAGGATGGGCACCAAGGTCCACGCAGGCTACTGTGAAGGCACAACGGGTACGAGTAGACGGTTTTTCAAAAAGTAGCGCGATGTTTTTTCCTTCTAGGTGGCGGTGGGGAATGCCATGCTTTTTCTCATCCTTTAGTTTGAAAGCCAAATCAATGAGATAAACAAACTCTTCTTTTGTAAAATCCTTTTCTGCAAGAAAGCTTCTTCCATGTAATTGTGGGACAGTTACTAACATCAAAATCGTCTCCTTTTATTTAAAAATTAACGTCGTATATCTTCACGTACGAGCGGCATGCTCATACATCGTGGGCCGCCGCGGCCACGGGATAGTTCTGAACTGGTGATTTCGAGTACTTCAATTCCATGCTGGCGTAACAAATCATTGCTAATATAATTGCGGTCATAGGTGACCACAATTCCTGGTGCAATCGCTAGTGTGTTCGAGCCATCATTCCATTGCTCACGGGAGGCAGCAATCTCATCTCCGCCGCCGCAAGGGATTAAGACAAGCTCTTCTAAATGTAAAACCTCTTTCAATGTTTCCTGGAGATTTGTCCGGTGTGTGATGGTACAGCGTTCGTCATCACTGCCTTTTTCAAGAATATACACATTCATATTACCTTGAGGCCCTTGGATTTCAGGATGGATAGTGAATTTATCGTAATCGACCATTGTAAACACCGTATCAAGATGCATAAAGGCGCGGCACTTTGGAATTTCCACGGCAACCACTTTTTTTATTGAATCCTGCTTCTTAAAGAGGTTAAGGGCCAGTTTTT from Bacillus sp. SLBN-46 encodes:
- a CDS encoding M20 family metallopeptidase, which produces MNQISEQLISELQKIEGKFHHALKQLVDIPSVISEQEDGFPFGKNIDLALKKTVEICEELGFRTYVDPKGYYGYAEIGDSEEMIGVLGHLDVVPAGKLEDWHTPPFDATIIEGKMYGRGTQDDKGPTLAALFATKALMNLDVSFNKRIRFIFGTDEETLWRCMNRYCELEEIPSMGFTPDSTFPLVYAEKGLLQFHLEGNNETNLRLQAGNAFNAVPDTARYAGEKLEELRSVLEELEFDYEVAEGSIVVLGKAVHAQVAEKGINAISRLLLGLKKIGVTSKTIEFINGLIKEDPFATSIFGNCEDEPSGKLKFNVGKIELTEEIERLSIDIRIPVTAAKQEIVNQVSQAAKEYGLTYKEFDYLKSIYLPKDSLLIKTLMNVYQEVTGDTVSEPISSGGATYARAMENFVAYGAIFPKQAKTEHQPNEHIELDKMFTAMLIYAKAIYELTR
- the argF gene encoding ornithine carbamoyltransferase yields the protein MLVTVPQLHGRSFLAEKDFTKEEFVYLIDLAFKLKDEKKHGIPHRHLEGKNIALLFEKPSTRTRCAFTVACVDLGAHPEYLGKDDIQLGKKESIEDTAKVLGRMFDGIEFRGFDHKKVEMLAEHSGVPVWNGLTDRWHPTQTLADFLTVKENFGRLEGIKFVYVGDGRNNVANSLLVGGALVGMDVRICTPESLFPEPEVIELAQKFAEESGGRVTVTSNVEEGVAGADAIYTDVWVSMGEEDKFTERIALLSPYQVTMDMIKKTGNDKVIFLHCLPAFHDLETSYGKDIYEKHGMPEMEVTDEVFRSEHSKVFDQAENRMHTIKAVMAATLGHLE